The following proteins are encoded in a genomic region of Phaeodactylum tricornutum CCAP 1055/1 chromosome 1, whole genome shotgun sequence:
- a CDS encoding predicted protein — protein sequence MTTSTRILLRTELVATLILVLGPLLLPGCHGFPRVLVRQGTSRVISPARRGLLYASLEDETTLSSGSRRKCLQISLQSFILSTMTSVGFANAAMKSDQNVFKVGKDLTDEEALARFNEGRKSLKYLLDNFDQICTGGGDNIRRYLGTVGTTSGLWGISKVMRSLQDKAEDVIEFTETMNEVDASLRGADSAAYMAIFVSTSSSSTPPEKYFEDARIESKRALQAMNELAEQIDMK from the coding sequence ATGACGACATCGACCCGAATACTATTACGAACTGAACTTGTTGCGACGCTAATTCTAGTCCTTGGGCCTTTGCTACTGCCTGGTTGCCACGGATTTCCTCGAGTCCTTGTGCGTCAGGGAACAAGTCGAGTGATCAGTCCAGCAAGACGAGGACTTCTGTATGCGTCATTAGAAGATGAAACAACGTTGTCTTCTGGAAGTCGCCGCAAATGCTTGCAAATTTCGTTGCAGTCATTCATCCTATCGACGATGACGTCGGTAGGGTTTGCCAACGCTGCTATGAAGAGCGACCAAAATGTCTTCAAAGTTGGCAAAGACTTGACCGATGAAGAGGCTTTGGCGCGGTTTAATGAAGGCCGCAAGAGCTTAAAGTACCTCCTTGACAATTTCGATCAGATTTGCACCGGCGGTGGCGACAATATTCGACGGTATCTGGGAACTGTCGGTACTACCTCCGGTCTCTGGGGAATCAGCAAGGTCATGCGGAGCCTCCAGGACAAAGCGGAGGATGTGATCGAGTTCACCGAAACAATGAATGAGGTGGATGCCTCGCTTCGCGGAGCTGATTCAGCCGCATACATGGCAATCTTTGTATCaacatcttcttcctcgACGCCTCCAGAAAAGTATTTTGAAGATGCGCGCATCGAATCGAAGAGAGCCCTTCAGGCTATGAATGAGCTCGCCGAGCAAATCGACATGAAGTAA
- a CDS encoding predicted protein encodes MADDFLQETPDSTQNRIKNLVEEKPVLLFMKGNKLFPQCGFSNTAVQILESFKIDFETVDVLSDDKIREGVKLYSQWPTIPQLYVAGEFIGGSDIMIEMYQSGELGEMIEKAKADMV; translated from the coding sequence ATGGCGGACGATTTTCTTCAGGAGACCCCGGATTCGACTCAGAATCGCATCAAGAACCTCGTTGAGGAAAAGCCGGTCCTTCTCTTCATGAAAGGAAATAAACTATTCCCTCAGTGTGGATTCTCGAATACGGCGGTACAGATCCTGGAGTCGTTCAAGATCGATTTCGAGACAGTCGATGTTCTTTCTGACGATAAAATCCGTGAAGGCGTCAAATTGTACAGCCAGTGGCCTACTATCCCCCAGCTGTACGTAGCTGGGGAATTTATTGGAGGGAGCGACATCATGATTGAAATGTATCAGTCTGGCGAGCTTGGTGAGATGATCGAGAAAGCGAAAGCGGACATGGTATAG
- a CDS encoding predicted protein, which produces MHRSFADAIKGVDCDPKKAERRQEHFAWNVSAQPRVFPIPDAANNPGDCATAAPTHPLSLNFPALHSKKIQHQEMGLKHSKRQKPQLNTKRTEEHPPRSHKLAPSKKILTKKKPKLTANNESTKDFSTPTPADFQSSEKGRKNYLQNTSPSKTSFKYVNRTDASMLERNNFEAAATNRDGTNARSIVQRNSKTNSELRNNSDSAHDLLKLMRDGKMVVKNKGRQRIRPQKKKFSALKKKVLEERLRRWRDLHPEDSLHSVERKASSLVCIIGLTSEDELEDDDEYNEIRLDLLEMAEKIGQVENCFVFRPPDCRHMGDTFPSFVKFKLPQHANAAVDCWHGITMGGKTLNVFEIDEALDEKPDFDWQGSCLASLKAISNQPDCAPSLSRTEMHIENVITVEDLKDEEDIRLKKDPTLGLVLVYEVSFVEAQKIAEKLSKHILGGQPLHATVVSKIPIQSPQSSSTVIVTNVLTEDDLSDTDCLQESLDDLRELVGKHGVVNAMSANISADPPFISIQLSCFEEANATAHALNGVLLSGSIVSATTACKMQAIPKPIGTTAMPEAVRMFSGDKLIPDRFIECKRVPKVSGITAPRPYATLISDESVKPLLTEMFGELMRLQKRAVDENNTKVKRRLVMGLREVARGIRSHKVKLVAMANNLDDYGAIDEKLQEILDLADENEVPIFYEFTKRALGKVMGKTVKIAVVGVQNAEGAHQQFKKLLAISTKAITR; this is translated from the exons ATGCATCGGTCCTTTGCAGATGCAATCAAAGGAGTTGATTGCGATCCGAAAAAAGCAGAGCGACGTCAGGAACACTTTGCTTGGAATGTATCGGCGCAGCCACGCGTTTTCCCAATTCCTGATGCAGCGAACAATCCGGGAGATTGTGCAACGGCTGCACCGACACATCCCCTGTCGTTGAATTTTCCAGCGCTCCACAGCAAGAAGATACAACATCAAGAGATGGGATTAAAGCATTCGAAAAGGCAGAAACCGCAGCTAAATACGAAGAGAACCGAGGAACATCCACCCCGAAGCCATAAGCTAGCGCCGTCGAAAAAAATcttgacgaaaaagaagccaAAACTTACAGCAAACAACGAATCGACAAAAGATTTTTCTACGCCGACACCCGCTGATTTTCAATCGtcggaaaaaggaagaaaaaattATCTTCAAAATACCTCGCCTTCCAAAACATCCTTCAAATATGTGAATAGGACCGATGCTTCTATGCTTGAAAGGaacaattttgaagcagcgGCAACAAATCGAGATGGTACGAATGCACGATCTATCGTCCAACGtaattcaaaaacaaattcAGAATTACGGAACAATAGTGACAGCGCCCACGATTTGCTCAAGCTTATGCGCGATGGAAAGATGGTTGTTAAGAACAAGGGGCGACAACGAATTCGACCTCAAAAGAAGAAGTTCTCCGCCTTGAAGAAAAAAGTTTTGGAGGAACGGTTACGGCGGTGGCGCGATCTACACCCCGAAGACTCCCTTCATAGTGTAGAGCGTAAAGCAAGTTCCCTTGTATGTATTATCGGATTAACAAGCGAGGACGAActtgaagatgatgatgagtACAACGAAATTCGATTGGACCTACTGGAAATGGCTGAAAAGATCGGGCAAGTGGAGAATTGTTTTGTTTTTAGACCACCAGACTGTCGACATATGGGCGATACGTTTCCATCGTTCGTCAAGTTCAAATTACCGCAGCACGCAAATGCAGCTGTCGACTGCTGGCATGGTATTACAATGGGCGGTAAAACGCTGAATGTGTTTGAAATAGACGAGGCACTTGATGAAAAACCAGATTTTGACTGGCAAGGATCCTGCCTCGCCTCGCTGAAAGCTATTTCTAACCAACCTGATTGCGCACCAAGTCTTTCCCGAACTGAAATGCACATAGAAAACGTAATAACCGTTGAAGATCTAAAGGATGAGGAGG ATATTCGACTAAAAAAGGATCCCACGCTAGGGCTTGTTCTTGTGTACGAGGTTTCTTTCGTCGAGGCTCAAAAGATAGCTGAAAAGCTCAGCAAGCACATTCTTGGGGGGCAGCCTCTACATGCTACGGTAGTTTCAAAAATACCAATTCAATCTCCTCAATCTAGCTCCACTGTCATCGTTACGAATGTTCTCACTGAAGATGATTTAAGTGATACTGATTGCCTCCAGGAAAGTTTGGATGACCTTCGAGAGTTAGTAGGAAAGCACGGTGTGGTCAACGCCATGTCTGCCAATATAAGTGCAGATCCTCCGTTTATCAGCATTCAATTAAGTTGCTTCGAGGAAGCAAATGCAACTGCTCATGCGTTGAACGGTGTGCTACTAAGTGGTTCTATTGTTTCTGCCACAACAGCTTGCAAAATGCAAGCAATTCCAAAACCGATCGGTACAACGGCGATGCCTGAAGCTGTTCGTATGTTTTCGGGCGACAAGCTTATTCCAGACCGATTCATTGAGTGCAAGCGAGTGCCCAAAGTCTCAGGTATAACAGCACCACGACCATACGCAACGCTGATATCTGATGAATCTGTGAAGCCTTTGTTAACAGAAATGTTTGGTGAATTAATGCGTCTTCAAAAACGGGCAGTTGATGAAAATAATACGAAAGTGAAGCGAAGGCTAGTAATGGGCCTTCGTGAAGTTGCTCGAGGCATTCGATCGCATAAGGTGAAGTTGGTCGCCATGGCGAACAATCTTGACGACTATGGAGCTATTGACGAGAAACTTCAAGAAATTTTAGATTTGGCAGACGAGAATGAAGTCCCAATCTTCTACGAGTTCACCAAGAGAGCTTTGGGCAAGGTGATGGGTAAAACGGTGAAGATTGCTGTTGTAGGCGTTCAGAACGCGGAGGGGGCTCATCAACAGTTCAAGAAGCTGCTTGCCATTTCAACAAAGGCGATCACTAGATAG
- a CDS encoding predicted protein, translating into MNLTWTKLEPIPDPIHGLPCARSSHGLSVVNNGRCLILYGGEHVARTPIESASSCWALDVDTNVWRLINATTNSPPIRIAHAQAVHNDQNVYVFGGRAGITMEEKAMNDLWKLDASGEPGTEKWTQIFPQTDIIPEARSFHRMLCIGDSLFVFGGCGQVSGRLNDLYRFDLNAMTWHLLGNAALRGRGGPNLLSLGSGNNLAVVAGFAGEETCDGQAFDISKSMWNKEMLSTGLQGMRPRSVSVAASFPNTGIALIFGGEVDPSDRGHEGAGGFENDIVILDEKTGALKETILSANSGNWPGPRGWSAGDAHEDSNGGSQLFLFGGLSGDDENPTRLNDLWRLEIAC; encoded by the coding sequence ATGAATCTCACTTGGACCAAGTTGGAGCCGATACCCGATCCCATCCATGGCTTGCCTTGTGCTCGGAGTTCACACGGTCTTTCGGTAGTTAACAACGGCCGTTGTCTGATTTTGTACGGCGGTGAACACGTCGCTCGTACGCCCATTGAAAGTGCGAGCTCGTGCTGGGCGCTGGATGTTGACACCAATGTGTGGCGGTTGATCAATGCGACTACTAATTCCCCACCCATCCGTATTGCTCATGCGCAGGCCGTACACAATGACCAGAATGTCTACGTTTTTGGTGGACGCGCTGGTATTAccatggaagaaaaagccaTGAATGATCTCTGGAAATTGGATGCTTCAGGAGAACCAGGAACAGAAAAGTGGACGCAAATTTTTCCCCAAACGGATATTATTCCTGAGGCACGATCCTTTCACCGGATGCTATGTATTGGCGATAgtttgtttgtctttggtGGCTGTGGGCAAGTTTCGGGTCGTTTGAACGATCTGTACCGATTTGACTTGAACGCCATGACGTGGCATCTACTGGGAAACGCAGCGCTACGAGGGCGTGGGGGGCCCAATCTCCTGTCTTTGGGATCCGGGAACAATTTGGCCGTCGTGGCTGGCTTTGCCGGCGAAGAGACATGCGATGGACAGGCCTTTGATATCTCGAAATCAATGTGGAATAAGGAAATGTTGTCTACGGGTCTACAAGGTATGCGGCCCCGCAGTGTGTCTGTTGCAGCAtcgtttccaaacacagGGATCGCGTTGATATTTGGCGGGGAGGTCGATCCTTCTGATCGTGGACACGAAGGTGCGGGTGGGTTCGAAAATGATATCGTAATTTTGGATGAGAAAACAGGTGCCCTCAAGGAAACGATTCTTTCAGCCAACTCCGGAAACTGGCCTGGTCCCCGCGGCTGGTCAGCTGGAGATGCACACGAAGATTCCAACGGGGGTTCGCAGCTTTTTCTCTTTGGTGGACTGTCCGGCGACGATGAAAACCCTACCAGACTAAATGATCTCTGGCGATTGGAGATTGCATGCTAA
- a CDS encoding predicted protein produces the protein MLTWAPGKARHNTPIITHGEGVYLYDDKGTKFLDWTSQAVCSNIGYDLPEAVIEATTKQMSTLPFVYGGLGISEVRARLSKLMTELLPGDLQGMVFPSCGSEANEAAIMMARRYTGKYKVINWYRSYHGGTSNSQQATGDFRRWFGGDHVPGFVKAFHPFPLFWDLAGATEEERTQHALNMLEEQILNEGPDSIAMVQFESVIGGGGVLVPPKGYMQGVRAMCDKYDILMHCDEVMVGFGRTGELFGFQNYEGVIPDIVTAAKGVTSAALPLSMTACRKHIMEAFEEKPLGWGSTYASHPVAMACAYENIKYLIKNDVIGHVQRLAPTLESEMRRLTENHPSIKQYRSIGMFGCFDAHLPDGSNPQLQHTAIDKAFVEYKKAYTANGLIGLLRPPHMHVAPPLVISEEELLDGFDRQDKALYALDDALGF, from the coding sequence ATGTTAACTTGGGCGCCTGGAAAAGCCCGCCACAACACTCCAATCATCACGCACGGAGAGGGCGTGTATCTCTATGATGACAAGGGGACGAAATTTTTGGACTGGACCTCGCAGGCAGTGTGCTCTAACATCGGATACGATCTTCCCGAAGCAGTGATTGAGGCCACAACCAAGCAAATGTCGACTCTTCCGTTTGTATACGGTGGCCTTGGTATCTCTGAAGTTCGAGCGCGACTCAGTAAGCTCATGACGGAACTTCTTCCCGGAGATTTACAGGGAATGGTCTTTCCGTCGTGTGGATCGGAAGCGAACGAAGCAGCCATCATGATGGCGCGTCGCTACACAGGAAAGTACAAGGTAATCAACTGGTACCGTTCCTATCACGGAGGGACGTCCAACTCGCAACAAGCAACGGGGGACTTCCGCCGATGGTTCGGTGGCGATCACGTTCCCGGCTTTGTCAAGGCTTTCCACCCCTTTCCACTGTTTTGGGACTTGGCGGGGgcgacggaagaagaacggACACAGCACGCCCTCAACATGCTCGAAGAACAAATACTGAACGAAGGTCCCGACTCAATCGCTATGGTCCAGTTTGAGTCGGTCAtcggcggtggcggtgtgCTCGTTCCTCCCAAGGGGTACATGCAAGGAGTCCGTGCCATGTGTGACAAGTATGACATTCTCATGCATTGTGATGAAGTCATGGTCGGGTTCGGGCGCACCGGAGAACTGTTTGGTTTCCAAAATTACGAAGGAGTAATTCCCGACATTGTAACTGCTGCGAAGGGCGTGACCTCGGCAGCTCTTCCTTTGTCCATGACGGCTTGCCGCAAGCACATTATGGAAGCCTTTGAAGAAAAACCATTGGGCTGGGGATCAACTTATGCGTCGCACCCTGTCGCAATGGCTTGCGCTTACGAAAACATCAAATACTTGATCAAGAATGATGTTATTGGACACGTGCAGCGGCTTGCCCCTACCCTCGAAAGCGAAATGCGCAGATTGACCGAGAACCATCCGTCTATTAAGCAATACCGTAGTATTGGTATGTTCGGTTGCTTCGATGCTCACTTACCGGACGGTTCCAACCCACAGCTTCAGCACACGGCTATTGACAAAGCCTTTGTCGAGTATAAGAAAGCCTATACCGCCAATGGCCTCATTGGTCTACTCCGCCCCCCACACATGCATGTTGCGCCACCGCTCGTTATCTCTGAAGAAGAACTTCTGGATGGGTTTGATCGACAGGACAAAGCTCTCTACGCCCTTGATGACGCTCTCGGCTTCTAA
- the ARL1 gene encoding predicted protein (Arf sybfamily small GTPase, similar to Arf-like (ARL) proteins, ortholog of T. pseudonana TPS_150579), whose translation MGIIMSRLFEGLFGSKEVRILILGLDNAGKTTILYRLQNESDEAVQTIPTIGFNVETLQYKNIKFQVWDLGGQTSIRPYWRCYYPNTDAIIFVVDSADTERMSVARGELAAMLEEEDLKDAILLVFANKQDQKGAMDAEQISDALGLPEVRNRQWSIQETSALKGKGLFEGFDWLVTCIKGDES comes from the exons ATGGGGATCATAATGAGCCGCTTGTTTGAGGGCCTATTTGGTTCGAAGGAAGTACGTATTTTGATTCTCGGTCTCGACAACGCGGGTAAAACAACAATTTTGTATCGGTTGCAgaacgaaagcgacgaagCAGTACAGACTATTCCGacaattggattcaacgtTGAAACACTGCAATATAAAAACATCAAG TTCCAAGTATGGGATCTGGGCGGCCAGACGAGCATTCGACCGTATTGGCGATGCTATTATCCAAATACAGATGCTATTATTTTTGTGGTCGACAGTGCCGATACTGAAAGAATGTCTGTTGCGCGAGGAGAGCTTGCAGCTAtgttggaagaagaggaccTGAAGGATGCTATTTTGTTGGTTTTTGCGAACAAGCAGGATCAGAAAGGGGCTATGGATGCGGAACAAATTAGCGATGCTTTGGGATTACCAGAAGTTCGGAACAGACAGTGGTCAATTCAAGAGACTTCGGCATTGAAAGGTAAGGGTCTCTTTGAGGGTTTCGACTGGCTCGTCACATGTATTAAAGGCGACGAGTCGTAA
- a CDS encoding predicted protein — MKTPLLLLSIWSSFFISENSAFSPPFVSVFGKKRDTEIHESKPLQLKDVVQKVAVTGATGRTGRLVVEELLEREVSSVVAIVRDTKKAAEIFPNPPDNLQIVQVDLFDENQIKVLCESLDAAIWCATGFSSNADTSPLERMKSLFGIATKRTIDTVGLPSFGKYLSAVQATGGEPLPKVILCSSAGVTRPIWDDAKKQRFPGAANIPIVRLNPFGILDIKRMSEEKLRDTGADYCIVRPSGLNDSWPAGSRPIFSQGDVAVGRINRKDVAKVLVDVLTAPEATGKTFETTAVAGYPKAPSIAPVLSRLRKDSEGLPSMEQIEGTYTAMQQLLPGEQQDAAALAMGQTYEQLDRGEEGRLGKRGQEKLSQIRD; from the coding sequence ATGAAGACGCCTTTGCTACTTTTATCGATTTGGAGTAGCTTCTTTATATCAGAAAATTCGGCGTTCTCTCCGCCTTTCGTTTCTGTGTTCGGCAAGAAAAGGGACACTGAGATACACGAATCAAAGCCACTGCAACTCAAAGATGTTGTCCAGAAAGTAGCGGTTACAGGTGCGACCGGCCGTACAGGGCGTCTAGTAGTTGAAGAGCTATTGGAACGCGAAGTCTCCTCCGTCGTAGCCATAGTCCGTGATACCAAGAAAGCTGCCGAAATTTTTCCGAATCCTCCCGATAATCTACAGATAGTCCAAGTCGACCTCTTCGACGAAAACCAGATCAAGGTACTCTGTGAGAGCTTGGATGCGGCTATTTGGTGTGCAACTGGGTTTTCCAGCAATGCGGATACATCCCCTCTGGAAAGAATGAAGTCGCTGTTTGGCATCGCTACAAAACGTACAATCGATACTGTCGGTCTACCTTCATTCGGGAAGTATCTTTCGGCTGTTCAGGCAACTGGTGGTGAACCTCTTCCAAAAGTGATTCTCTGCAGCTCGGCGGGGGTAACCAGGCCCATCTGGGATGACGCCAAAAAGCAAAGGTTTCCTGGTGCCGCCAATATTCCAATCGTTCGCCTTAACCCGTTTGGAATTCTTGATATTAAACGTATGAGCGAAGAAAAGCTCCGCGATACAGGTGCCGATTATTGCATTGTTCGGCCATCAGGATTAAACGATAGCTGGCCCGCAGGATCACGGCCGATTTTTTCACAAGGTGATGTCGCAGTGGGACGTATCAATCGTAAGGACGTCGCTAAGGTCCTTGTAGATGTTCTGACAGCTCCAGAGGCTACGGGGAAAACGTTTGAGACGACGGCAGTTGCAGGCTACCCCAAGGCGCCTTCCATAGCTCCCGTGCTTTCACGTCTACGAAAGGACTCTGAGGGTTTGCCTTCAATGGAACAGATTGAAGGAACCTACACCGCTATGCAGCAGTTACTCCCCGGTGAACAACAAGATGCTGCTGCATTGGCAATGGGGCAGACCTATGAGCAGCTTGATAGAGGCGAAGAAGGACGTCTTGGAAAACGTGGCCAAGAAAAGCTGTCGCAGATTCGAGATTAA
- a CDS encoding predicted protein has protein sequence MASLPSEYEIDAVLDAALDELDQDDDDDRQRELDESSNGIAVDVSNMAHSATKSNSYQHETPFVGPLPPPRAAGDEGLNETDAILSSMMKELLSANGEDVDAAASEFLGNLIHEIQFETTEAQRTDPAPSPSDGSKQSRSSNPSKSDKESSTTVDEAISTLIEDMAKQAGTDEFGKDDSSDETMLNDLMQGFAGMGEGFDTDAVIDGMMEQLVSKDLMYEPMKQVALKFPSWLKEKKDSITEQEYSNRCKQSKCFERLVHVYETEPTNTGKLMNLMQNVQAYGQPPREIIQEIAPGLEMDVDGMPKLDASGIPTDSDCCSM, from the exons ATGGCTAGTCTTCCAAGTGAATACGAGATCGATGCTGTACTCGATGCTGCCTTGGATGAGTTAGACcaagatgatgacgacgatcgACAAAGAGAGCTGgacgaatcatcaaatgGGATTGCCGTTGATGTGTCAAATATGGCCCATTCCGCAACCAAAAGTAACTCGTATCAACATGAGACACCATTCGTGGGCCCGCTACCGCCACCTCGTGCCGCAGGCGATGAAGGGCTTAATGAAACAGACGCGATACTCTCCAGCATGATGAAAGAGCTACTTTCCGCAAATGGAGAAGATGTAGATGCCGCTGCGAGTGAATTCTTGGGAAATCTTATTCATGAAATACAATTTGAAACAACCGAAGCGCAACGCACGGATCCTGCACCCTCCCCCAGCGATGGTTCAAAACAAAGCCGAAGCTCGAACCCAAGCAAATCTGATAAAGAATCGAGCACTACAGTAGATGAGGCGATCTCAACCCTGATTGAAGATATGGCCAAGCAGGCAGGTACTGATgagtttggaaaagacgacTCATCGGATGAGACGATGCTAAATGACTTGATGCAAGGTTTTGCGGGCATGGGGGAAGGCTTTGATACGGACGCGGTTATCGACGGAATGATGGAGCAGTTAGTTTCGAAAGACTTGATGTATGAGCCGATGAAACAGGTCGCTCTGAAGTTTCCCTCCTGGCtaaaagagaaaaaagacTCGATTACAGAGCAAGAATACTCAAA CCGATGCAAACAGTCGAAGTGTTTTGAACGATTGGTGCACGTCTACGAAACAGAGCCCACCAATACCGGAAAGCTTATGAATCTGATGCAAAACGTTCAAGCATACGGTCAGCCGCCCAGGGAAATTATACAAGAGATCGCCCCAGGTCTCGAAATGGACGTGGATGGTATGCCAAAGCTTGATGCTTCTGGAATACCAACCGATTCGGACTGCTGCTCTATGTAA